Genomic window (Pristiophorus japonicus isolate sPriJap1 chromosome 9, sPriJap1.hap1, whole genome shotgun sequence):
tcactcgattcacttgaatatcatcagcctttgaatgtgaaaggagaaacatttgtctgttctgtctgtgggaaaatatttcaaacatcagtgtgactggaaaagcaccgagacacacacacccgagtgagagtgttctagtgcactgactgtggaaagagcttcgaccagttacacagcctgaaaaaacatcacaccattcacagcggggagaaaccgtacacatgttctgtgtgtggacgaggcttcaactgatcgtccaaactggagagacacaaggacacccgcaccatggagaaaccgtgggaatgtggggactgtgggaagggattcaattgcccctctgcgctggaaattcatcgacgcagtcacaccagggagaggccattcacctgccccgggtgtgggaaaggattcactcgtaCATccaacctcactgaacaccagcgagttcacactggggagaggccgttcacctgctccgtgtgtgagaaaggattcacttgttcatccagcctggtgagacaccagcgtgttcacactggggagaggccgtttacttgTCCCGTATGTGGGAAGAAATTCACTGCATCTTCACACCTCATtaaacacaagcgagttcacactggggagagaccgtccgTCTGTCTCGTATGTGGGAAACGGTTTGCTAAATCATCTCATCATCTGagtcaccagcgagctcacacaggagagaggccgttcatctgctctgtgtgtggaaagggattcactaattcattcgagcttcatgctcaccagcgtattcataccggggagagaccttttacctgttctgtgtgtgggaaggcattcactcgttcatcccacttcactgaacaccaacttgttcacaccagtaagagaccgtttaaatgttctgaatgtgaaaggagctataaaagcagaaatgatctgatgaaacaccaacgcactcacactggggagagaccgttcatctgctccgagtgtgggaagggcttcactctttcatccaacctgctgacacaccaacgcattcacactggggagaggccattcatctgctccaagtgtgggaagggcttcactcgtttatccaaccttcagttacaccagcgagttcacaagtgactgcaggggttggattctgcttttattgttgccgttaatcacatccaggactgaaccctgttcacttggacagttggagtttgttgctgctggtgtaattaatccctataactgggctggagtttaattttctggatatcatagaatcatagaatagttacagcacagaaggaggcctttcggaccgtcgagtctgtgccggctctctgcaagtcccactccccaccctttcccctgcaaatgttttatttctggtacttatccaatgccctttttgaaagccacgattgaatctgcctccaccagcttttcaggccgtgcattccagatcctaaccactcgctgcttaaaacaaagttttttctcatgtcgcctttggttcttttgccaatcaccttgaatctgtgtcctctggttctcgacccttccgccaatgggaatattttctctctactctgtctagacccctcatgattttcgagcacctctatcaaatctcctctcaaccttctctgttctaagaagaacaaccccagcttcaccagtctatccatgtaactgaaatccctcatccctggaatcattcttgtaaatcttttctgcaccctctgtcaaacaacgatcaaataaatcagctttgtttccaacagacagtgagtcgattccttgatttctccaagaggagactaattgatgtcctgttatcgactgttccttttctcctttgtatttataaagtgcctttcacggcctctgttttagtgatgttggttgagggataaatgttagccaggacaccagagagatttcttcaaaataacgtcatggaatcttttatgcccacttgagaggtcagatggttctgattctcagaagatcaagatgtagaatcagtttgggtggagataagaagtaataagagaaagaagtcactggtgggagtagcctatcaggacagcatataaatcaagaaataatggaggcttataagaaaggtactgcaataagcaTAGACGATTTAAATCTTTATATTGATAGGATATATCAATATAAAGattaggtagccttgaggaagagttcatagagtgtatttgggatgttttcttagaacaatgcgctgtggaaccaaccagggagcagactattttagaattggtaatgtgtaatgcgactgggattaattcatgatctcatagtaaaggatcctcttgggaagagtgatcatagtatggtagaattccaaattcggtttgagggtgagaaacttgggtctcaaaatagtgccctgaaaaataaaggcaattacaaaggaagggtaagacagtagataaggagtggcagacatttaaggagctatttcataactcagcaaagatagattccaatgagaaagaaagactctaagaaggatgaaccatccatggctaactaagaagtaaagggtggtatcaaattgaaaacaaaggcatacaatgttgcgaagattaatgaaaggccagaagattgggaactttttagaaaaTAGCAAAGGACAACGAAAACAAAAGtgaatagattgagagtaaactagcaagaaatataaaaacagacagtaagagcttctacaggtatataaaaaggaagagagtagctaagttggtcccttagaagatgagactggggaattaataatgggaaacaaggaaatggcagagaatttaaataaatattttgtatcggtcttcgctgcaaaagacactgaaagcatctcaataattgataatcaaggggctattgggaggggagaacttaaaacaatcactattgctAGGGAAAAaaggtactcggcaaactaatgggactaaaggtggacaatccCCTGGTCCTaatagcctgcatcctagggtcttaaaagaaatggctgcagagatggtggccacattggttgtaatctaccaaaaatccctggattctggagaggttccagcagattggaaaatagcaaatgcaattcccctatttaagaatggagggagacagaaagctggaaactgtagaccagttagactaacatgtcattgggaaaatgctggagtccattatttagaaaatcataatgcagtcaagcagagtcagcatggttttatgaaagggaaatcatgtttgacaaatttgatggagttctttgaggatgtaatgaacagggtggataaaggagaaccagtagatgtcgtgtatttggattttcagaaggcatttgataaggtgccacataaaagattactgcacaagataaaagctcacgggattgggggtaatatattagcatggatagaggattggctaacaaacagagagtagggataaatgggtcattttcaggctggcaaactgtaacaagtggggtgccacagtgatcagtgctggggcctcaaactatttacaatctatattaatgacttggatgaagggaccgattgaaTGCAGCTAaacatgctgatgatacaaagataagtgggaaagcaagttgtgaggaagacgcaaataatctacaaaggaacATAgatcagctcagtgagtgggcaaaagtttggcagatggagtataatgtgggaaaatgtgaggaaaaataaaaaagcaaattattatttaaatggggagagattagaaaatgctgcaatacagaggggtccttgtacatgatacacaaaaagttagcatgcaggtacagcgtaattaagaaggcaaatggaatgttggcctttattgcaagggagatgcagtataaaagtagggaagtcctgctacaacgacactgttggtgagaccacacctggagtactgcgtacagttttgatcttatttaaggagggatatacttgcattgggggcagttcagaggaggttcacgaggttgattcctgagatgaaagggttgtcatgaagaaagattgagcaggtagggcctatattcattggagtttagaagaatgagaggtgatcttattgaaacatataagattctgagagggcttgacaggatagacgcagagaggatgtttccccctgtggaggaatctaacactagggggcatagtttcagaataaggggtcgctcatttaaaagggaaatcaggagcaatttcttctgaatctttggaattcgctacctcagagagctgtagaagctgggacattaaatatgtttaaggtggagatagacagatttttgaacgataagggagtcgagggttatgaggagtgggcagggaagtggagttgaaggcaagatcagatcagatcagccatgatatttaaatgatggagcagattcgaggggccaaatggcctactcctgctcctatttcttatgctcttatggggcctcatgtgaaagacggcacccctgacagtgcagcactccctctgcactgcattggaatgtcggcTTTGATTTTATGCTCCATGATCtgggagtggacttgaacccacaacctactgactcagagactaccactgagccacgactaacacCGCATTGCTCGGGATTATTTGAGTTCTCTTGCTGTCTGTTACTCCCACGGACAAGTCCGAGCTCTCCATACCTTCAAGAGCGTCTCTCCTAGCCTTgcgatcagagaatcatagaaatttacagcacagaaggaggccattcagcccatcatgtccgtgcttgctgacaaagagctttccagcctgatcccactttacagctcttggatcgtagccttgtaggttacggcacttcaagtgcatatccaagtactttttaaatgctatgagggtttctgcctctaccactctttcaggcagtgagtttcagacccccaccaaccttggtgaaaatatttctcctcaaatccccactaaacctcctaccacttactttaaatctatgccccctggttattcaaccatctgctgagggaaataggtccttcctatctgctctatctaggcccctcataattttatacacctcaattaggtcgcctaagcctcctctgttccaaagaaaacaaccccagcctatccaatctttcctcatagctaaaattctccagtccaggcaacatcctcgtaaatttcctctatcctctctggggcagtcacatctttcctgtactgtggtgaccagaactgcacgcagtactctaactgtggcctaagtagttttttatacagttcaagcataacctccctaatcttctattctatgcctcggctaataaaggcaagtatcccgtatgccttcttgaccaccttatctacctgtcctgctaccttctagaatctgtggacatgcactccaaggtccctttgtccctctacacttctcagtgtcctaccatttattgtgtattcgatttccttgatagccctccccaaatgcattacctcacttctccggattgagttccatttgacactgttctgcccacctgaccagtccattgataccttcctgcagtctaccgcttcttcattatcaagcacagggccaatttttgtatcatctgcaaacttcttaatcatacctccgacattcaagtccaaatcattgattatatatatatcacaaaaagcagggaaccaagtactgagccctgcggaagcccactggaaactgccctgggagggtgtagaaggagatttactctgtatctaaatcaagctgtagttggcctgggagtgtttgatggggagtatagatggagctttactctctatgtaTCGAGGGAACTTAACTCAGTACCTTGCCCGTGCTATATAtgacctggaaatgtttgatgggacagtgcagagggagcattactttgtcactaacccgtgttgtcgatgacctgggagtgtttgaagggtcagtgtggagggagctttactctgtatctaatccgtgctgtactacatgtcttattacattattatacttgcagaattggcatataatgaatttcaacactgataaatgtgaggtattgcattttggtaacagaaataaggaggtcacatattagttggaaaaccagaatctaaatggggcagaagagcaaagtgatctcggaatcaccaaaagtagcgacgtaggttaataaggccattaaaaagagtaaaccaagcactcgggtttatttccagggggattgaattgaaaagtagctaaggtatgctgaacttgtatcgaaccttggttagaccatatttggagtactgtgtacaattgtgacctccatattataaaaaggatatagaggaattGGCGAGATTGGAAATTAGATTTAcaattatgataccagaaatgcgaggttatgcctattaggaaaggatgaataggctgggtctcttcctcttgaaaagagaaggtgacttttaaaaaaaaaaaatttgttcatgggatgtgggcttcgctggcaaggccagcatttattatccatctctaattgcccttgagaagatggttgtgagccaccttcttgaaccgctgcagtccgtgtgatcgagcggcgaggtcagggcgaaggagcggtgagagattgtagagggatatgaccggggcccaggagaggcgtgagtttggggaccagaagaggcgcgagcccaggggcagcacgggccgtccacactgcgatatacgtgtgcattaggtccgtgcagcagagctggtctccagtcgttttggttaatccttgccactggaccaagacctagctctgtcaagcccgtgtggtggctggtgtgcaacggtctccACACGCTAAAAGAAAtctacgcacaggtatcttccactcttcaacatgtagtacgggacctggaattttaggtccttcattgaaacacctgtgaactttttgacgtggaagcaagtcatcctcgattcgagggactgcctatgatgatgatgagggagggagtgccaggattttgacccagcgacgaaggaacggtgatattcttacatatcaggatggtgtgtgacttggaggggaacgtgctggtggtggtgttcccatgtgcttgctgcccttgtccttctagatggtagaggtcgagggtttgggaggggctgccgaagaagcactctcatatctccacctgtttctttctcaatttctctctcttctccccaccttgttctctctctctctctctctctctctctctctctctctctctctctaattcacatttgctctattaagaacataagaaataggagcaggagtaggccattttgcccctcgagcctgctccgccattcaataagacctctacctctctcatttctctctgcctcactgtctctcactctttccacctttctcttctctgcttctctgttcctctttctgctatgctctcagtctacctctctccgcctctttcgcctctctctcttctctctgccccattctcttctcccttgccatcccggccaatatcttctctttctttcctttctttctctgcctcattctgtctctcccacttccccttttggatttaagtctcactctgtctcacttactttgctgtctgtttgatctcactctgtccagctctctctcccttccgtgCCAATCTTCGTctcactcattcgctctctctcccttcatgcggattggaaggtaccaaatataaccccactatttaagaaaggagggagagagaaaacaaagtaccacagatcagttagcctgacatcagtagtaaggaaaatgctagattctattataaggatgtggtaacagggcactatttaaaaataataacaggattgggcagagtcaatacggatttataaaactgaaatcatgtttgacaaatctgttagcgttttttgaggtggtaactagcagaacagataaggggggaaccagtggatgtggtgtatttggattttcagaaggcattcgacaagagataattaaacaaaattagagctcataagattgggggtaatacactcacatggattgaggattggttataaaatcataaaatagtacaggacaatataagcttaaaccaaagtgagtaatagaataggttagattataatgtgtgatgtttatacctataattatgaaactataagaaataactaacagcaggcaggggagtttggGGATAATCAGAAAAttgctgaagaaaagtaactgctgggaaccagggaaagtgtccttgtaaatcacagattagagaagttccagctgtcttttcccagcttcctgccaaaacccagcagagaagacaaagaagagtcaggtggcagagatggatcactgcaggatataaaagtgaggggaaactgatgtaagggggcagtcgggactggagacaccggagatcaagctcagggtgcccgaggttccatccagcgggctgaccttgtgtcatttacagtggacacgagcatggattgaggattggttaatggacagaaaacagagtcggaataaacgggtaattttcgggttggcaggctgtaactagtggagtggtaccatagggatcagggcttgggccccagctattcacaatctatatcaatgatttggatgatatccaagtttgctgatgatacaaagctaggtgggaatgtaattgtgaggatgatgcaaaatgcaaagaaacttcaaagggctatagatgggctaagtgagtgggcaagaagatggaaaatggaatataatgtgaagttatccactttggtaggaaaaatagaaaagcagagtagtttgtaaatgctgaaagattggaaaatgctgttgttcagagggtcctgggtgtccatgtatatgaatcactgaaagttaacatgca
Coding sequences:
- the LOC139274169 gene encoding zinc finger protein 436-like encodes the protein MNRQDTCLTRSDGPDCSGHTRERPFTCPGCGKGFTRTSNLTEHQRVHTGERPFTCSVCEKGFTCSSSLVRHQRVHTGERPFTCPVCGKKFTASSHLIKHKRVHTGERPSVCLVCGKRFAKSSHHLSHQRAHTGERPFICSVCGKGFTNSFELHAHQRIHTGERPFTCSVCGKAFTRSSHFTEHQLVHTSKRPFKCSECERSYKSRNDLMKHQRTHTGERPFICSECGKGFTLSSNLLTHQRIHTGERPFI